One genomic segment of Vespa crabro chromosome 3, iyVesCrab1.2, whole genome shotgun sequence includes these proteins:
- the LOC124422680 gene encoding mRNA cap guanine-N7 methyltransferase gives MSVMEEKESNLLEKNKLKTDTGQDTSYYSSRPSDLSIGSSRDSRNVSNNEKADNAILVAEHYNAIEETHLSQRNQSRIVYMRNFNNWIKSMLINEYLTKIKQNKNHNSPLKVLDMCCGKGGDLLKWKKGEISHLICADIAEISIEQCKNRYSDILNKSSKVRGFAPIFTAEFIAADCTKVCLREKYKDVTIQFDLVSCQFAFHYSFESLSQTECMLRNASECLRPGGYFIGTVPDAYDLVSRWQKCDGNKFGNDVYTVEFLCKDKMKPPFFGAKYNFHLEGVVNCPEFLVHLPTLCKLAYKFGLELVMFERFETYYERMKNEGKSLLGKMQALETYPPYHESPLLGQPLQDYQHAINYMQNLPGHRKIGTLSQAEWEVTSLYAVFAFQKKEVD, from the exons ATGTCCGTaatggaggaaaaagaaagtaatttgttagagaaaaataaactaaaaacTGATACAGGACAAGATACATCATAT TATTCAAGCAGGCCATCAGACTTGTCTATTGGAAGCAGTAGAGATAGTCGTAATGTTTCAAACAATGAAAAAGCAGATAATGCTATATTAGTTGCTGAACATTACAATGCAATTGAAGAAACACATCTTTCACAAAGGAATCAAAGTCGTATTGTGTACATGAGAAATTTTAACAATTGGATCAAAAGTATGCTTATAA aCGAATATTtaactaaaataaaacaaaacaaaaatcataaCAGCCCATTGAAGGTACTTGATATGTGCTGCGGTAAAGGTGGCGATCTTCtcaaatggaaaaaaggagagattaGTCATTTAATCTGTGCCGATATAGCTGAAATATCAATTGAACAGTGTAAAAATCGATATAGTGATATTTTAAACAAAAGTTCCAAAGTAAGGGGATTTGCACCTATTTTTACTGCTGAATTTATTGCAGCAGACTGTACAAAG GTATGCCTAAGGGAAAAATACAAGGATGTTACTATACAATTTGATCTTGTGAGCTGTCAGTTTGCATTTCATTATAGTTTTGAATCACTATCACAAACAGAATGTATGCTTCGAAATGCAAGTGAATGCTTAAGGCCAGGTGGTTATTTTATTGGAACTGTTCCAGATGCTTATGATTtagt ttCTAGATGGCAAAAGTGTGATGGTAACAAGTTTGGAAATGATGTTTATACCGTAGAATTTTTATGTAAAGATAAGATGAAACCACCTTTTTTTGGtgctaaatataattttcatcttGAAGGTGTAGTTAATTGTCCAGAATTTCTTGTTCATCTCCCTACACTCTGCAAATTAGCTTATAAATTTGGTCTTGAATTAGTAATGTTTGAaag ATTTGAAACTTACTATGAACGCATGAAGAATGAAGGCAAATCTTTGCTGGGTAAAATGCAAGCTTTGGAAACTTATCCTCCGTATCATGAAAGCCCATTATTGGGACAACCTTTACAAGATTATCAACATGCTATAAATTATATGCAAAATCTACCAGGCCACCGTAAAATCGGCACGTTGTCTCAAGCAGAATGGGAAGTTACGT CACTTTATGCAGTATTTgcatttcaaaaaaaagaagtagactAG
- the LOC124422678 gene encoding DNA topoisomerase I, mitochondrial, whose translation MDLEQPISETNSNLERRSKENSSVVGNHNDAHMNGMSNGFDRKREHKSEHKDKEKERSHKSEHRDKDRSKEKEKSHKSDHREKDKDRHRHSSSSSKDKEKHDNSSSSKDKDREKKSGSSTSKEKDHKHSGSSSSKDKEKDRSKDKDHHHKSSSSSKEKDRYHNVSKDKESSNKDKESSRSKEKDKHRHNSLSSNSREKDKDRDSAKDKEKDKKHSSEKDKERHSSSHSGDKEKHRSSDREKDKHSSSTKDKHRHEKDKDRHRHEKEKSKHREERDKKEKEKDEVRNKEDVEVKPNHLINESFCYNHDIKPDIKEEQISQMEQDDDDDDSGEEPHLFIKEEDEDEPIKDEASMDSTDGNDTRLSDLHNTTLKTEEESEEDVPLFARSMSTPNVKRKVESDDEEELPLSTRKNTKKTGSKIKRKKRKHEDEESEVDEKPKKKSNKPIKGETTSPRKKKQEDEQDVWKWWEEEKKNDGTKWTFLEHKGPVFAPPYEPLPPSVKFYYNNKEMKLSEGAEEVATFYARMLDHDYTTKEAFNNNFFHDWREVMTESERNKIIDLSKCNFKELHAYFVQKSEERKAMSKEEKKKIKEQNEEIQKEYGFCIIDGHKEKIGNFKIEPPGLFRGRGEHPKMGKLKKRVLPEDVLINCSKDSNIPKPPDGHKWKEIRHDPNVTWLASWTENIQGQVKYVMLNPSSKLKGEKDWQKYETARKLAASIDKIRAEYREDWKSKEMRIRQRAVALYFIDKLALRAGNEKDEDQADTVGCCSLRVEHITLHEQKDGKEYVVVFDFLGKDSIRYYNEVPVEKRVFKNLQLFMENKSPNDDLFDRLNTTVMNKHLNELMEGLTAKVFRTYNASWTLQQQLDKLTNPDDTEAEKILAYNRANRAVAILCNHQRSVPKTHAKSMENLKAKIEAKKEAITEAELQVKDAKRDAKHGSIKEKVVYEKKKKTLERLKEQLTKLEVQATDREENKEIALGTSKLNYLDPRISVAWCKKHNVPIEKIYNKTQRDKFRWAIDMAGPDYVF comes from the exons ATGGATCTCGAACAGCCGATATCGGAAACAAATTCCAATCTG gAAAGACGGTCGAAGGAAAACAGTAGCGTTGTGGGTAATCATAATG atGCTCATATGAATGGCATGTCTAATGGATTTGATAGGAAAAGGGAACATAAATCTGAACataaagataaggaaaaggaGCGATCTCATAAGTCAGAACATAGGGATAAAGacagaagtaaagaaaaagaaaaaagtcacaAAAGTGATCACAGGGAGAAGGATAAAGACAGGCATAGACATAGTTCTAGTTCCtcaaaagataaggaaaagcATGATAATAGCAGTAGTAGCAAGGATAAAGAcagggagaaaaaaagtggTTCATCAAcgagcaaagaaaaagatcataaGCATAGCGGGTCGTCATCtagtaaagataaagaaaaagacagaagtAAAGATAAGGATCATCATCATAAATCTAGTTCGagttcaaaagaaaaagacag atatcATAATGTTTCCAAGGATAAAGAGAGCtccaataaagataaagaaagttcAAGAAGCAAAGAGAAGGATAAGCATAGGCATAATTCATTGAGTTCAAATTCTCGTGAGAAGGATAAAGACAGAGATTCTgcaaaggataaagaaaaagataaaaaacattcatcggaaaaggataaagaaagacaTTCCAGTTCTCATTCTggagacaaagagaaacatCGTTCTTCTgatagagaaaaggataaacaTAGTTCATCAACTAAGGATAAACATCGtcatgaaaaagataaagatcgtCATAGgcacgagaaagaaaaat cTAAACatcgagaagaaagagataaaaaggagaaagaaaaagatgaagttagaaataaagaagatgtAGAAGTAAAACCCAATCATCTTATAAATGAaagtttttgttataatcatgaTATAAAACCAGACATAAAAGAG gaACAAATATCTCAAATGGAgcaagatgatgatgatgatgatagtggTGAGGAACCACATCTTTTTATCaaggaagaagatgaggaTGAACCTATTAAAGATGAAGCTAGTATGGATTCAACAGATGGAAATGACACAAGACTCTCAGACCTTCATAATACAACTCTTAAAACTGAAGAAGAATCTGAGGAAGATGTACCATTG TTTGCAAGATCAATGTCCACACcaaatgttaaaagaaaagttgaatcagatgatgaagaagaactTCCACTCTCTACCCGCAAAAATACCAAGAAAACTGgttcaaagataaaaagaaagaaacggaaaCATGAAGACGAAGAATCTGAAGTAGATGAG aaaccaaagaagaaaagtaataaaccTATAAAAGGCGAAACAACTAGtcctagaaagaaaaagcaagaagATGAACAAGATGTTTGGAAATG gtgggaagaagaaaagaaaaatgatggaACAAAATGGACTTTTTTGGAACACAAAGGACCAGTTTTTGCACCTCCATATGAACCACTTCCTCCTagtgttaaattttattataataataaagaaatgaaattaagtGAAGGTGCAGAAGAAGTTGCAACATTTTATGCACGCATGTTGGATCATGATTACACGACCAAGGAAGcgtttaataacaatttctttCATGATTGGCGAGAAGTAATGACAGaatctgaaagaaataaaattattgatttgagtaaatgtaattttaaagaaCTACATGCATATTTTGTTCAGAAaagtgaagaaagaaaagcaatgtcgaaagaagaaaaaaagaaaataaaagagcaaAACGAGGAAATTCAAAAAGAATATGGTTTCTGTATTATTGATGggcataaagaaaaaataggtaattttaaaatagaacCTCCAGGACTTTTTAGAGGTCGGGGAGAGCATCCAAAAATGGGAAAGTTAAAAAAGAGAGTTTTGCCTGAAGATGTTCTTATTAATTGTTCGAAAGATTCTAATATTCCGAAACCACCAGATGGCCATAAGTGGAAGGAAATTAGACACGATCCTAATGTAACTTGGTTGGCTTCTTGGACAGAAAATATCCAAGGACAAGTTAAGTATGTTATGCTTAATCCTTCAAGTAAGTTGAAAGGTGAAAAAGATTGGCAAAAGTATGAAACTGCAAGAAAATTAGCAGCATCAATTGATAAAATTCGTGCAGAATATAGAGAAGACtggaaaagcaaagaaatgCGTATTAGACAAAGAGCTGTagctttatattttattgataagtTAGCACTTAGAGCTGGTaatgagaaagatgaagatCAAGCAGATACTGTAGGTTGCTGTTCTCTGCGTGTTGAGCATATCACATTGCATGAacaaaaagatggaaaagaaTATGTAGTTGTATTTGATTTCTTAg GTAAAGATTCTATAAGATATTATAACGAAGTGCCAGTAGAAAAACGAGTTTTCAAAAATCTGCAATTATTCATGGAAAATAAATCTCCTAATGATGATTTATTTGATCGACTGAACACTACAGTCATGAATAAACatttgaatgaattaatgGAAGGTCTTACTGCTAAAGTATTTAGGACATACAATGCATCATGGACGTTGCAACAACAATTAGATAAGCTAACAAATCCTGATGACACAGAAGCAGAGAAAATCTTGGCATATAATAGAGCTAATAGAGCTGTTGCTATATTATGTAATCATCAACGTTCTGTGCCAAAAACGCATGCAAAATCTATGGAAAATTTAAAAGCAAAAATAGAGGCTAAAAAAGAAGCTATAACTGAAGCAGAATTACAAGTAAAAGATGCAAAACGTGATGCGAAACATGGttcaattaaagaaaaagt TGTttatgagaagaaaaagaaaacattagaACGTTTGAAGGAACAATTGACGAAATTAGAGGTTCAAGCAACtgatagagaagaaaataaagaaattgcaTTAGGAACCTCTAAACTTAATTATTTAGATCCAAGAATTTCTGTTGCATG gtGCAAGAAACATAATGTCCCaatcgaaaaaatttataataaaactcaAAGGGATAAATTCAGATGGGCGATAGACATGGCTGGACCAGACTATGTCTTTTAA